A region of the Candidatus Methylomirabilis oxygeniifera genome:
TGCCAATTATATATCGTATCTGGAATACGCGCTGTTTTTACAGAAACTCTACAACTACTCCCGAAACCTGCTCACCAGCGAGAAAAAGGTGAAAAAACTCTACCCCTCCAACACCGCGTTCACCTTGGCGCTGAATCCTCAGGCAGCATTGCCCGTTATTCTGGAGCAGTTTTTTGTCAATGCGCTTGGCGCGAGATTCTTTTTGAAAACGCCTCAGAAGGAAGAGATTGATATTATCCATACCCGTAATGCTCATCTCCTTCCGATTGAGATCAAGATAAAAGAACAGATAAGCAAAGAGGATACGAAGACCCTTTTTAAATTCATGGAAAGACAGCAACTTCACAGGGCATTACTCATTACCCTTAACACAGACACGACCATCCAAAAAGAGCAATATGTCGTTGAGGCAATTCCCTATTGGAGGTATTGGAGCATCATGCGGCGAGTATCGGCTTTCGATCAGTAGCAGCACGAGACCGGTGGCCACGAGCGCGCGGGCTGTTGCCCCATCGGTAGGCCGCGAGGACCAGCGAGCAAACTGAATGAAACGAAAGAAAATACCCTACGGAAGTAAGTTACCTGTCAAACTCACCATTCGGGAACGCGACCTTATTCGCGATGAGACGTTCTGCCACCCCGATTTTGCGAAAGTTGCGGTTGTTGATGGCAAACGTGTTCGGGTTGATCTGTCTCTGGATGAAATCGAGGAGATTCAAGGTTTCGTAGCCGCTGAAGCTAACCACATGGAAAACACAAAACTCCAAAAGGAGCTTTACCGGCTTTTCGACAAACTGCAGGTTTTCCTGGACACTTACAATGATCAAGACGACTGACGCGGCAAACCCCGCACCTACTGTATCTTTCGAGCGTAGATCTTCATGATCTCAGCGCGTTACCGCTTCCCCTGGTAGAACTCCTCGACGAGCGCGACGTCGGCGGCACTCCCGATGACGACCGGCACGCGCTGGTGGCATTCCTTCGGCTCGATATCCAGAATCCGCTCGATGCCGGTGCTGGCCCGTCCTCCGGCCTGTTCGACGATATAGGCCATCGGCGCAACCTCATAGAGGAGCCGGAGCTTTCCGTTGGCATTCTTGCCGCCGCCGGCCTCGCCCGGGTACATAAATACTCCGCCTTCGAGTAGCGTACGGTGCATATCCGCGACCATCGACCCGACGTAGCGGAGCGAATACGGGCGGCCTGTCGCCTTATCCGGCGTATTCAGATAATCGACGGCCCGCTGTGTCGGCTCGATCCAACGATGGTAGTTCCCGCAATTGACGCTGTAGGTCTTGCCCCGTTGCGGAATCCGAATGTCGGGGTGTGTCAGCAGGTAGTCGTCCACCGTGTGATCCCACGTGAAACCGTGTACGGATTGGCCGGCGGCATAGACAAACATCGTACTGGGGCCATACATAACGTAGCCGGCCGCCACCTGCTCGGTACCCTTCTGCACAATATCTATCGCGACGTGCTCCCGCCCATGACCGCGCCGGTGCCGCACCGAAAAGATGGTCCCCACCGTGCCGTTGATGTCGATGTTCGACGAGCCGTCAACCGGGTCGAAACAGACGACGTAGCTTCCGGGGAGGCAGTTCCGGTCGACGTGCAGCGGCGCCTCCATCTCTTCCGAAACCATCGTACAGACGAGCCCGGTCTCCTTCAACGCATCCAGAAACACCTCATTCGACCAGAGGTCGAGCTGGGCGACCTTCTCCCCCTGAACGTTAACCTCTCCGGTATACCCCAATCGGCCGTGCAGCGCCGCCCTGGTCACCTCCCGCGCCAGCAGCTTCGAGGCGGCGCCGATCTTGATGAGCAGCGCGCCAAGATCGCCTTCCAGCGGTGTCCGGTCGTCAAGCAGATGACGGGTCAGGGTCACGCCTTTGCTGATCATCGGATCTCCCATCATCGGTCTCCGCGTTGTTGCACGTGGACCGCATCGCCGTCCTGCACTAAAACTGTGTCGGCCATCCCGATGAAGAGCCCCGTGCCGACCACCCCGGGAATCTCGAGGATCGCCCGCTCGAACGCGGCCGGGTCGGAAAGCGGCGAGATGCTGCAGTCAAGAATCTGATTGCCGTTGTCGGTCACAAACGGCTGCCCATCCTGCGTGCGAACTGCCGGACGGCACCCGAGTTCTGTGAGACAACGCCGGCAGAGGGACAGCCCGAACGGCACGACCTCAACGGGCAGAATGCCGCGGCTCCCAAGAACCGGCACCAGCTTTTCGGCCCCCACCAGGATGACCAGGCGTCGTGACGAGGCGGCTACGATCTTTTCCCGAATCAGCGCACCGCCATAACCCTTGATCAGGTCGAGCCGGGGATCGACCTCGTCCGCACCGTCAAATGTGATGTCGATACTTGAAACTTCTTCAAGTGTTGCCAGCGGTATCCCAAGCTGTACTGCTAACGCTGCCGTAACCTGCGACGTCGAAACCGCCGTGACTCGAAGACCCGCCTTGACCGCATCCCCCAGGGCGCGGACAAATGCGGTCGCGGCTCGCCCGGTACCCAGACCGACCACATCGCCATCCTTGATAAATTCAAGGGCCATACTGGCCATAGACACCTGCGCCCCCGGCGCACCGTTAATAGTAGAAGGCAATTGCTGCTTATCGATACCTTGCTGCTGGCTTATCATACGATTGAACGCCCCCCAAAAGTTAAGCATACTATTTGCTCAATATTCTCAAGCGATTCACAGCTTATACTATGCGACACGTTTGGATGTCAAGGAGCGGTTCAAGCACCGAGCGCCTACAGCGAGGAGGAGGATGCGCTGTGTTATGGAGCACCGTCGCGTGCTATAAACGAAACATTATAATGTATTCAATAATTTTCTATTTGACCTTATGTTATGAACTGGTAACTTAAGGTCCGGTACGGGAGGGGTCCGGTTCTGATCGGACGTAACGAGATATACCGTCACCGTCCAGTATCCCCGTAGAAACGGGACAACAGAACGAACGGTAGAACAGTAGAACAGAGGTAAAAGCGCAAGCCAAGGAGGATGCGATGGCAGGAGCAGCGGGAACCAGCAAGGATCCAAAAGACCGGTATAAGGCCGGCGGGGTAGTCCCCTACAAGCAGATGGGGTATTGGCGGCCGGAATATGAGCCGAAGGACACCGACGTGATTGCGGTGTTCCGCATCACCCCTCAGGAGGGTGTGGATCCGGATGAGGCGGCCGCAGCCGTGGCTGGCGAATCGTCCACTGCCACCTGGACTGTTGTGTGGACCGACCGTCTCACCGATCACGATGCCTATCGCGGCAAGGCGTACAGGGTGGATCCTGTCCCGGGCAGCCCGGGACAGTATTTCGCCTACATCGCCTACGACCTGGACCTATTTGAAGACGGCTCGATCGTCAACGTGAGCGCCTCCATTATCGGCAACGTCTTCGGCTTCAAGCCGCTCAAGGCGCTGCGCCTGGAAGACATGCGGTTCCCTGTGGCCTACCTCAAGACCTTTCAGGGGCCGCCTACCGGGATCGTCGTGGAGCGCGAGCGTCTGGATAAGTTCGGCCGCCCGCTGCTGGGCGCCACCATCAAGCCGAAGCTGGGGCTCTCCGGAAAAAATTACGGCCGCGTCGTGTACGAGGCGCTCAAGGGCGGCCTCGACTTCACCAAGGACGACGAAAATATCAACTCGCAGGCGTTTATGCACTGGCGCGATCGTTTCCTTTTCGCTATGGAAGGGGTCAACCGCGCCTCGGCCGCTACCGGCGAGGTGAAGGGACATTACCTCAATATCAGCGCCGGCACCATGGAAGATATGTATGAGCGCGCCGAATTCGCCAAGGAGTTGGGCAGCGTCATCATTATGATCGATCTGGTCATCGGCTACACCGCGATCCAGTCGATCTCGAAGTGGGCGCGGAAAAACGATATGATGCTGCACCTGCACCGGGCAGGCCATTCGACCTATACCCGTCAGAAGACTCATGGCGTCAACTTCCGCGTCATCTGCAAATGGATGCGCATGGCCGGGGTGGACCATATCCACGCCGGAACCGTCATCGGCAAGCTCGAAGGCGACCCGTATATGGTCAAGGGGTTCTACGATACCCTGCGGGAAACCCATACCCCGATGAATTTGCAAAATGGCCTGTTCTTTGATCAGGACTGGGCGTCGCTCCGCAAGGTCATGCCGGTCGCCTCAGGCGGCATCCACGCCGGACAGATGCACCAGTTGCTCCACTACTTTGGAGAAGACGTAGTCATGCAGTTCGGCGGCGGGACCATCGGCCATCCGACCGGCATCGCGGCGGGCGCGACGGCCAACCGGGTCGCCCTGGAAGCGATGGTCCAGGCGCGCAACGAAGGGCGCGATTACTTCAACGAAGGCCCGGAGATCCTGGCGAATGCCGCACGGTGGTGCCAGCCATTGCGGACGGCACTGGAAGTCTGGAAGGATATTACCTTCAACTATGCCTCGACCGATACCGCGGACTTTGTTCCGACGACAACGGCCGTGTAGGTGAGAAGGGAGGAACAGTATGCGAATCACCCAAGGTACGTTCTCGTTCCTGGCTGATCTGACCGACGACCAGATCAGAAAGCAGGTAGAGTATGCATTGAACAATAAATGGGCCGTCAGTGTCGAGTTTACGGATGACCCGCATCCCCGCAATACGTTCTGGGAAATGTGGGGGTTGCCGATGTTCGACCTGGAAGACCCGGCGGGGGTCATGTATGAGATCGATGCTTGCCGCAAGGCCTATCCCAACCACTATATCAAGGTGAACGCCTTCGACCATAACAAAGGTTGGGAAACCATCCGTCTGTCGTTCATTATCCATCGGCCGCCGCATGAGCCGGGCTTTGGCCTTGTGCGCCAGGAAGTCAAAGGCCGCACCGTCAACTATGTCGTGCACAGCTATGCTACCGACAAGCCGGAGGGCGCGCGGTATACGGACTGAGCACCGATCGGCAATCCTGGGAAGGGAAGGGGGTTCAACCCCTTCCCTTCCCACACTGTACAGCCACAAGTAATCGTTGTAGATCTGCAAAGGCTCCCCTCACCCCAGCCCTCTCCCCCAAAAGGGGGCGAGGGGGATTGAACGAGGAAGTCGATGAGTGACGCGAACGTCGAACATATCCCCGAAGAAAATGCTCCGTCCCAACTCTCTGATGAGACGCCGGTAGATCTTGATAGCGTCTTTCGCGATTCCCAGATTCAGGAGATCCTTGATAAGCTTGACCGGGAACTGGTCGGTCTGAAGCCGATTAAGACCCGAATTCGAGAAATCGCAGCCTTACTGCTCGTTGATAGGGTGCGGAAAAGCCTGGGTCTGATGTCAGGCCCGCCCAGCCTCCATATGTGCTTTACCGGCAATCCCGGTACAGGCAAGACCACCGTCGCGATGCGGATGGCCGAGATTCTGCACCGCCTGGGTTACATCCGTAAGTGCAACTTGGCGGCGGTCACGCGGGACGATCTCGTGGGCCAGTACATCGGACACACCGCACCGAAGACCAAAGAGGTCTTGAAGAGAGCGATGGGCGGCGTGTTGTTTATCGACGAAGCCTATTATCTCTACCGTTCGGAGAATGAGCGTGATTACGGCCAGGAGTCGATCGAGATCCTGCTCCAGGTTATGGAGAATCAGCGAGAGGACCTCGTGGTCATCCTGGCCGGTTACAAGGACCGCATGGAAACATTCTTCCAGGGCAATCCGGGGATGTCCTCCCGCGTCGCGCATCACTTGGATTTTCCGAACTACTCGGCGGAAGAGTTGATCGCAATCGCCAAGCTGATGTTGGAGAAGCAACAATACCGTTTCAGCCCAGACGCTGAAAAGGTCTTTTATGAATATCTTCTCAAGCGCATGAAGCTGCCCAACTTCGCCAATGCCCGCAGTGTGCGGAATGCCCTTGATCGGGCCCGTCTGCGTCAGGCCAATCGCCTGTTCGCACAGCACAAAGACACGCTGACGAAAAAGGATCTGGTCACG
Encoded here:
- a CDS encoding protein of unknown function (Evidence 5 : No homology to any previously reported sequences), yielding MIIVSVQENLQFVEKPVKLLLEFCVFHVVSFSGYETLNLLDFIQRQINPNTFAINNRNFRKIGVAERLIANKVAFPNGEFDR
- a CDS encoding putative CbbX-like protein, containing AAA-ATPase domain (Evidence 3 : Function proposed based on presence of conserved amino acid motif, structural feature or limited homology; PubMedId : 9006018; Product type pr : putative regulator), whose product is MSDANVEHIPEENAPSQLSDETPVDLDSVFRDSQIQEILDKLDRELVGLKPIKTRIREIAALLLVDRVRKSLGLMSGPPSLHMCFTGNPGTGKTTVAMRMAEILHRLGYIRKCNLAAVTRDDLVGQYIGHTAPKTKEVLKRAMGGVLFIDEAYYLYRSENERDYGQESIEILLQVMENQREDLVVILAGYKDRMETFFQGNPGMSSRVAHHLDFPNYSAEELIAIAKLMLEKQQYRFSPDAEKVFYEYLLKRMKLPNFANARSVRNALDRARLRQANRLFAQHKDTLTKKDLVTIEAEDILVSRVFKDNQPDSNQTADHE
- the cbbL gene encoding Ribulose bisphosphate carboxylase large chain (RuBisCO large subunit) (Evidence 2a : Function of homologous gene experimentally demonstrated in an other organism; Product type e : enzyme), with amino-acid sequence MAGAAGTSKDPKDRYKAGGVVPYKQMGYWRPEYEPKDTDVIAVFRITPQEGVDPDEAAAAVAGESSTATWTVVWTDRLTDHDAYRGKAYRVDPVPGSPGQYFAYIAYDLDLFEDGSIVNVSASIIGNVFGFKPLKALRLEDMRFPVAYLKTFQGPPTGIVVERERLDKFGRPLLGATIKPKLGLSGKNYGRVVYEALKGGLDFTKDDENINSQAFMHWRDRFLFAMEGVNRASAATGEVKGHYLNISAGTMEDMYERAEFAKELGSVIIMIDLVIGYTAIQSISKWARKNDMMLHLHRAGHSTYTRQKTHGVNFRVICKWMRMAGVDHIHAGTVIGKLEGDPYMVKGFYDTLRETHTPMNLQNGLFFDQDWASLRKVMPVASGGIHAGQMHQLLHYFGEDVVMQFGGGTIGHPTGIAAGATANRVALEAMVQARNEGRDYFNEGPEILANAARWCQPLRTALEVWKDITFNYASTDTADFVPTTTAV
- the cbbS gene encoding Ribulose bisphosphate carboxylase small chain (RuBisCO small subunit) (Evidence 2a : Function of homologous gene experimentally demonstrated in an other organism; Product type e : enzyme); translation: MRITQGTFSFLADLTDDQIRKQVEYALNNKWAVSVEFTDDPHPRNTFWEMWGLPMFDLEDPAGVMYEIDACRKAYPNHYIKVNAFDHNKGWETIRLSFIIHRPPHEPGFGLVRQEVKGRTVNYVVHSYATDKPEGARYTD
- a CDS encoding protein of unknown function (Evidence 5 : No homology to any previously reported sequences), translated to MKRKKIPYGSKLPVKLTIRERDLIRDETFCHPDFAKVAVVDGKRVRVDLSLDEIEEIQGFVAAEANHMENTKLQKELYRLFDKLQVFLDTYNDQDD
- the cbbF gene encoding D-fructose-1,6-bisphosphatase protein (Evidence 2a : Function of homologous gene experimentally demonstrated in an other organism; Product type e : enzyme), which produces MMGDPMISKGVTLTRHLLDDRTPLEGDLGALLIKIGAASKLLAREVTRAALHGRLGYTGEVNVQGEKVAQLDLWSNEVFLDALKETGLVCTMVSEEMEAPLHVDRNCLPGSYVVCFDPVDGSSNIDINGTVGTIFSVRHRRGHGREHVAIDIVQKGTEQVAAGYVMYGPSTMFVYAAGQSVHGFTWDHTVDDYLLTHPDIRIPQRGKTYSVNCGNYHRWIEPTQRAVDYLNTPDKATGRPYSLRYVGSMVADMHRTLLEGGVFMYPGEAGGGKNANGKLRLLYEVAPMAYIVEQAGGRASTGIERILDIEPKECHQRVPVVIGSAADVALVEEFYQGKR
- the rpiA gene encoding ribose 5-phosphate isomerase (Phosphoriboisomerase A) (PRI) (Evidence 2a : Function of homologous gene experimentally demonstrated in an other organism; Product type e : enzyme), giving the protein MASMALEFIKDGDVVGLGTGRAATAFVRALGDAVKAGLRVTAVSTSQVTAALAVQLGIPLATLEEVSSIDITFDGADEVDPRLDLIKGYGGALIREKIVAASSRRLVILVGAEKLVPVLGSRGILPVEVVPFGLSLCRRCLTELGCRPAVRTQDGQPFVTDNGNQILDCSISPLSDPAAFERAILEIPGVVGTGLFIGMADTVLVQDGDAVHVQQRGDR